A DNA window from Pseudomonas sp. GD03919 contains the following coding sequences:
- the hflK gene encoding FtsH protease activity modulator HflK: MAWNEPGGNSNNQDPWGGRKGGGRQGPPDLDEAFRKLQESLNGIFGGGKKRGDDDSGRSGSGGGFGLLFVGLGLLAAVWLYSAIYVVDEQEQAVVLRFGKYHETVGPGLNIYFPPIDRKFQENVTRERAYSKQGAMLTEDENIIEVPLTVQYRISNLQDFVLNVDQPEVSLQHATDSAVRHVVGSTEMDQVLTEGRELIASEVRERLQRFLDNYRTGITITQVNIQSAAAPREVQEAFDDVIRAREDEQREKNQAESYANGVIPEARGQAQRMLEEANGYRDEVIARARGEADRFTKLVAEYRKAPEITRERLYIDTMQEVMSNTSKVLVTGDKGQNNLLYLPLDKMIDSRGGASSSSSANSSNTTTRDPAVPLSSDLSQRNLRTREGR; the protein is encoded by the coding sequence ATGGCTTGGAATGAGCCGGGTGGCAACTCGAACAATCAAGACCCTTGGGGCGGCCGCAAAGGCGGTGGCCGGCAGGGGCCGCCGGATCTCGACGAGGCCTTTCGCAAGCTGCAGGAAAGCCTCAATGGCATTTTCGGTGGTGGCAAGAAGCGCGGCGATGACGACTCCGGGCGCAGCGGTAGCGGCGGTGGCTTCGGTCTGCTGTTCGTAGGCCTCGGTCTGTTGGCGGCGGTCTGGCTGTACAGCGCGATCTATGTGGTGGACGAGCAGGAGCAGGCTGTCGTGCTGCGCTTCGGCAAGTACCATGAGACCGTCGGCCCTGGCCTGAACATCTACTTCCCGCCGATCGATCGCAAGTTCCAGGAAAACGTCACCCGTGAGCGCGCCTACAGCAAGCAGGGCGCTATGCTGACCGAAGACGAGAACATCATCGAGGTACCGCTGACCGTGCAGTACCGCATCAGCAATCTGCAGGACTTCGTGCTCAACGTCGACCAGCCGGAAGTCAGCCTGCAGCACGCCACCGACAGCGCTGTGCGCCATGTCGTGGGCTCCACCGAGATGGATCAGGTGCTGACCGAGGGCCGTGAACTGATAGCCAGCGAGGTGCGCGAGCGTCTGCAGCGCTTTCTCGACAACTATCGCACCGGTATCACCATCACTCAGGTGAACATCCAGAGCGCTGCTGCGCCGCGTGAAGTTCAGGAAGCCTTCGATGACGTGATTCGCGCCCGTGAAGACGAGCAGCGTGAGAAGAACCAGGCCGAGTCCTACGCCAACGGCGTAATCCCGGAAGCCCGTGGTCAGGCCCAGCGTATGCTGGAAGAGGCCAATGGTTACCGTGATGAAGTCATTGCGCGTGCCCGAGGCGAGGCTGACCGCTTCACCAAGCTGGTGGCCGAGTACCGCAAGGCACCCGAGATCACTCGCGAGCGTCTGTATATCGACACCATGCAGGAAGTCATGAGCAACACCAGCAAGGTTCTGGTCACTGGCGACAAGGGGCAGAACAACCTGCTCTATCTGCCGCTGGACAAGATGATCGACAGCCGTGGCGGTGCTTCTTCCTCCAGTTCTGCCAACAGCAGCAACACGACAACGCGTGATCCAGCGGTGCCGCTGAGCAGCGATCTGTCGCAGCGTAACCTGCGTACCCGGGAGGGCCGTTGA
- a CDS encoding adenylosuccinate synthase, translated as MGKNVVVLGTQWGDEGKGKIVDLLTEQAAAVVRYQGGHNAGHTLVIDGEKTVLHLIPSGILREGVECLIGNGVVVAPDALMREIVKLEEKGVPVRERLRISPACPLILSYHVALDQAREKARGDAKIGTTGRGIGPAYEDKVARRGLRVGDLFHRERFAAKLGELLDYHNFQLVNFYKEPAIDFQKTLDECMEYAELLKPMMADVTAVLHDLRRGGKDIMFEGAQGSLLDIDHGTYPYVTSSNTTAGGIATGSGFGPLYLDYILGITKAYTTRVGSGPFPTELFDDVGAFLAKRGHEFGATTGRARRCGWFDAVILRRAIEINSISGLCLTKLDVLDGLETIRICTGYKDANGQVLVDAPTDADSYIGLQPVYEEMPGWSESTLGAKTLEDLPAAARAYIKRVEELVGAPIDIISTGPDRNETIVLRHPFA; from the coding sequence ATGGGTAAGAATGTCGTCGTCCTGGGCACCCAGTGGGGTGATGAGGGCAAGGGCAAGATCGTCGACCTGCTCACCGAGCAGGCCGCAGCAGTCGTGCGTTATCAGGGCGGCCACAACGCTGGCCACACCCTGGTGATCGACGGTGAGAAGACCGTCCTGCACCTGATTCCGTCCGGCATCCTGCGTGAAGGGGTCGAGTGCCTGATCGGCAATGGCGTGGTCGTTGCGCCTGACGCCCTGATGCGCGAAATCGTCAAGCTGGAAGAGAAGGGTGTGCCGGTGCGTGAGCGTCTGCGCATCAGCCCGGCTTGCCCGTTGATCCTGTCTTACCACGTAGCGCTGGACCAGGCGCGCGAAAAGGCCCGTGGAGATGCCAAGATCGGCACCACCGGTCGCGGTATCGGCCCAGCCTACGAAGACAAGGTCGCGCGTCGTGGCCTGCGCGTCGGTGATCTGTTCCACCGCGAGCGTTTCGCCGCCAAGCTGGGCGAGCTGCTGGACTACCACAACTTCCAGCTGGTCAATTTCTACAAAGAGCCGGCCATCGACTTCCAGAAGACTCTGGATGAGTGCATGGAATACGCCGAGCTGCTCAAGCCGATGATGGCTGATGTCACTGCCGTGCTGCATGACCTGCGTCGTGGCGGCAAGGACATCATGTTCGAAGGTGCTCAGGGTTCCCTGCTGGACATCGACCACGGCACTTATCCCTACGTCACCAGCTCCAACACCACCGCTGGCGGTATCGCCACCGGTTCCGGTTTCGGTCCGCTGTACCTGGATTACATCCTCGGTATCACCAAGGCCTACACCACCCGTGTCGGTTCCGGCCCGTTCCCGACCGAGCTGTTCGACGACGTTGGCGCCTTCCTCGCCAAGCGCGGTCACGAGTTCGGCGCGACCACCGGGCGTGCCCGTCGTTGTGGCTGGTTCGATGCGGTAATCCTGCGTCGCGCCATCGAGATCAACAGCATCTCCGGCCTGTGCCTGACCAAGCTGGACGTGCTCGACGGCCTGGAAACCATCCGCATCTGCACCGGCTACAAGGACGCCAATGGCCAGGTATTGGTTGATGCGCCGACCGACGCCGACAGCTACATCGGCCTGCAGCCAGTCTATGAGGAAATGCCGGGCTGGAGCGAGTCCACCCTAGGCGCCAAGACCCTGGAAGACCTGCCGGCCGCTGCTCGCGCCTATATCAAGCGCGTGGAAGAGCTGGTCGGTGCGCCGATCGACATCATCTCCACCGGTCCTGATCGCAACGAGACGATCGTGTTGCGTCATCCGTTCGCCTGA
- the miaA gene encoding tRNA (adenosine(37)-N6)-dimethylallyltransferase MiaA: MPALPPAIFLMGPTAAGKTDLALELARVLPCDLISVDSALIYRGMDIGTAKPERAILDAFPHALIDIRDPAESYSAAEFRADALAAMAESTARGRIPLLVGGTMLYYKALLEGLADMPSADPAIRAELEARAAAEGWEALHRELAEVDPESAARIHPNDPQRLTRALEVYRVSGLSMTEHRLRQAAGNPDAGTSGAGQLPYTVAQLAIAPAQRQVLHDRIAQRFRVMLEQGFVEEVEALRRRSDLHAGLPSIRAVGYRQVWEYLDGELSRDEMVERGIIATRQLAKRQFTWLRGWENLHWLDSLACDNLSRVLKYLESVSILK; the protein is encoded by the coding sequence ATGCCTGCGCTTCCTCCTGCAATCTTCCTGATGGGCCCGACAGCCGCCGGCAAGACTGACCTGGCCCTGGAGCTGGCGCGCGTCTTGCCGTGTGACCTGATCAGCGTTGATTCGGCGCTGATCTATCGTGGCATGGACATCGGCACGGCCAAGCCTGAGCGCGCCATTCTCGACGCGTTTCCTCACGCCCTGATCGATATTCGTGATCCGGCCGAGAGCTATTCGGCGGCGGAGTTTCGCGCCGATGCGCTGGCCGCCATGGCCGAGAGTACGGCGCGTGGCCGTATTCCGCTGCTGGTAGGCGGCACCATGCTCTATTACAAGGCGCTGTTGGAGGGCTTGGCCGATATGCCCAGCGCCGACCCGGCCATCCGTGCCGAGCTGGAAGCAAGGGCTGCAGCCGAAGGTTGGGAGGCGCTGCATCGGGAGCTGGCTGAGGTCGATCCAGAGTCCGCCGCGCGCATCCATCCCAACGATCCGCAGCGTCTGACTCGGGCGCTTGAGGTCTATCGCGTGAGCGGCCTGAGCATGACCGAGCATCGCCTGCGCCAGGCTGCAGGAAATCCCGATGCGGGTACATCAGGCGCCGGGCAATTACCCTATACTGTTGCTCAGCTTGCTATCGCACCAGCGCAGCGTCAGGTTTTGCATGACCGCATCGCTCAACGATTTCGGGTGATGTTGGAACAGGGTTTCGTGGAAGAGGTCGAAGCCCTGCGTAGACGAAGTGACTTGCACGCGGGATTGCCGTCTATACGGGCGGTGGGTTATCGCCAGGTATGGGAATACCTCGATGGCGAGCTGTCCCGGGACGAGATGGTCGAGCGGGGCATCATCGCCACGCGGCAATTGGCCAAGCGTCAGTTCACCTGGCTACGCGGTTGGGAGAACTTGCATTGGCTCGATAGCCTGGCCTGCGACAATCTGTCTCGCGTCTTGAAATACCTGGAAAGCGTCTCCATATTGAAATGA
- the hfq gene encoding RNA chaperone Hfq, producing the protein MSKGHSLQDPYLNTLRKERVPVSIYLVNGIKLQGQIESFDQFVILLKNTVSQMVYKHAISTVVPSRPVRLPSAGDAEQGDSEPGNA; encoded by the coding sequence ATGTCAAAAGGGCATTCGCTACAAGACCCTTACCTGAATACCCTGCGTAAGGAACGCGTCCCTGTTTCCATCTATCTGGTCAATGGCATCAAGCTGCAGGGCCAGATCGAATCCTTCGACCAGTTCGTCATCCTGCTGAAGAACACTGTCAGCCAGATGGTCTACAAACACGCCATTTCCACCGTCGTACCCAGCCGTCCGGTGCGCCTGCCGAGTGCTGGCGATGCCGAGCAGGGCGATAGCGAACCGGGTAACGCCTGA
- the ltrA gene encoding group II intron reverse transcriptase/maturase encodes MPAPAGRVAEREGEALPNAISDETGLPRREPEGAGRSLLEQAFARENMQRAWKRVKSNKGSAGVDGLDIAQTAEHLRWVWPELRQQLLSGSYQPQPVRRVGIPKPDGSERELGIPTVTDRLIQQALLQVLQPLIDPTFSEHSHGFRPGRRAHDAVLAAQRYAQQGRHIVVDVDLSKFFDRVNHDILIDRLKRRINDPGVIRLVRAYLNAGIMDGGVVMDRHEGTPQGGPLSPLLANVLLDEVDKELERRGHCFARYADDCNVYVRSEKAGERVMRLLRRCYNKLRLVINESKSAVASVFGRQFLGYALWQTREGEVRRAVSTKALQAFKLRIRQLTRGSGGRSMAQVVEKLRSYLLGWKGYFRLAQTPRIWRSLDEWIRRRLRMLHLRHWRRGKTIYRELIRLGASSWVAESVAALSRRWWHNSRSAIHNVLTIAYFDRLGVPRLS; translated from the coding sequence ATGCCCGCGCCAGCGGGGCGGGTCGCGGAACGGGAAGGTGAAGCCTTACCGAATGCGATCAGCGATGAAACAGGGCTCCCGCGGCGAGAACCGGAGGGCGCAGGGCGAAGCCTGCTTGAGCAGGCGTTCGCACGAGAGAATATGCAGCGGGCATGGAAGCGCGTGAAGTCCAACAAGGGATCGGCAGGTGTGGACGGGCTGGATATTGCCCAGACTGCCGAACACCTGCGATGGGTGTGGCCGGAGCTTCGCCAGCAACTGCTGAGCGGCTCCTACCAACCACAACCCGTTCGTCGGGTAGGCATCCCGAAACCGGACGGCAGTGAGCGGGAACTGGGTATCCCCACCGTCACCGACCGTCTGATTCAACAGGCACTGCTGCAAGTGCTGCAACCTCTGATTGATCCCACCTTCAGCGAGCACAGCCACGGCTTCCGCCCGGGCCGCCGGGCCCACGATGCGGTGTTGGCTGCGCAACGCTATGCCCAACAGGGCCGCCACATCGTGGTGGATGTCGACCTATCGAAGTTCTTCGACCGGGTTAACCACGACATCCTGATCGACCGCCTGAAGAGGCGCATAAACGATCCTGGAGTCATCCGGCTGGTTCGTGCGTACCTGAACGCGGGCATCATGGACGGCGGTGTGGTCATGGATCGGCATGAGGGCACGCCGCAAGGCGGGCCGCTCTCGCCGTTGCTGGCCAACGTTCTGCTGGACGAGGTGGATAAAGAGCTGGAACGTCGGGGGCACTGCTTCGCCCGTTACGCTGATGACTGCAACGTTTACGTTCGCAGTGAGAAGGCGGGAGAACGGGTGATGCGCCTGCTACGCCGGTGTTACAACAAACTGCGCTTGGTGATCAACGAATCCAAAAGTGCAGTCGCCAGCGTGTTCGGTCGCCAGTTCCTCGGTTATGCCCTGTGGCAGACGAGGGAGGGAGAGGTCCGACGCGCGGTATCAACGAAGGCGTTACAGGCGTTCAAGCTCCGGATCAGGCAACTGACCCGGGGGTCAGGTGGTCGCAGCATGGCACAGGTGGTGGAGAAGCTCCGCAGTTACCTGCTCGGCTGGAAAGGGTACTTCAGGCTGGCACAAACGCCACGCATCTGGCGATCACTGGATGAGTGGATACGTCGCCGCCTGAGAATGCTCCACCTCCGGCACTGGCGACGGGGCAAGACGATCTACCGGGAGCTGATCCGCTTAGGCGCGAGTTCCTGGGTTGCGGAATCCGTGGCGGCGCTGAGCCGTCGCTGGTGGCATAACAGTCGCTCTGCCATCCATAATGTGCTGACCATTGCCTACTTCGATCGGTTGGGAGTGCCGAGACTCTCGTGA
- a CDS encoding ATP phosphoribosyltransferase regulatory subunit: protein MATVDRWLLPDGIEEVLPPEAARIEAARRQVLDLFQRWGYEFVVTPHIEYLESLLTGAGQDLDLRTFKVTDPLSGRQMGFRADITPQVARIDAHTLRREGPSRLCYAGSVLHAQPRALTTSRSPIQLGAELYGDASPASDIEVISLLVETLELAAVPDVHMDLGHVGIYRGLARAAGLSGEAEQQLFDALQRKAMDEIETLTAALPAGLGSMLRSLAELCGGREVLDLAQAVLVEAPDAVHAALDELVAIADALELRYPELPLYFDLGELRGYNYHTGVVFAAFVPGEGGAIAQGGRYDDTGAVFGRARPATGFSTDLKTLVTLGDMRLDETVTGIWAPDNHDLYLWQAVRRLRGEGERVVQALPGQSEADAREAGCDRLLALRDGRWQVAPLAS, encoded by the coding sequence ATGGCAACGGTAGACCGCTGGCTGCTGCCAGATGGCATCGAAGAAGTACTGCCGCCGGAAGCGGCGCGCATCGAGGCGGCCCGCCGCCAGGTGCTGGATTTGTTCCAACGTTGGGGTTACGAGTTCGTCGTCACCCCCCATATCGAGTACCTGGAATCCCTGTTGACTGGCGCCGGTCAGGATCTCGATCTGCGTACCTTCAAGGTCACCGATCCGCTGTCCGGTCGGCAGATGGGCTTTCGTGCCGACATCACTCCACAGGTGGCGCGCATCGATGCACACACACTGCGCCGCGAAGGGCCAAGCCGGCTGTGCTACGCCGGCAGCGTGCTGCATGCGCAGCCGCGTGCGCTGACCACCTCGCGCAGTCCGATTCAGCTGGGCGCCGAGTTGTACGGTGATGCCAGTCCGGCCAGCGATATCGAGGTGATCAGCCTGCTGGTGGAAACCCTGGAACTGGCCGCCGTACCGGACGTGCACATGGATCTCGGGCATGTCGGTATCTACCGCGGCCTGGCGCGCGCCGCGGGTTTGTCCGGCGAAGCCGAGCAGCAGTTGTTCGATGCGTTGCAGCGCAAGGCCATGGACGAAATCGAGACCCTGACGGCGGCCTTGCCGGCTGGCCTGGGCAGTATGTTGCGCTCGCTGGCCGAGCTGTGCGGTGGACGCGAGGTGCTGGATCTGGCTCAGGCCGTGCTGGTCGAGGCGCCGGATGCGGTGCACGCCGCGCTCGATGAGCTGGTGGCTATCGCTGATGCGCTGGAGTTGCGTTACCCGGAGTTGCCACTGTACTTCGACCTGGGCGAGTTGCGCGGCTACAACTATCACACCGGCGTGGTGTTCGCGGCGTTCGTGCCGGGTGAGGGTGGTGCCATTGCACAGGGCGGCCGTTACGACGATACCGGTGCCGTGTTCGGCCGGGCGCGTCCGGCCACCGGCTTCTCGACCGATCTGAAAACCCTGGTGACCCTGGGCGACATGCGTCTGGACGAGACGGTAACCGGTATCTGGGCACCGGATAATCATGACCTCTATCTGTGGCAGGCTGTTCGGCGTCTGCGTGGTGAGGGTGAGCGCGTGGTACAGGCGCTGCCCGGGCAGAGCGAGGCGGATGCGCGCGAAGCAGGCTGTGATCGCCTGCTGGCACTGCGCGATGGACGTTGGCAGGTGGCGCCCCTGGCGTCCTGA
- the hflX gene encoding ribosome rescue GTPase HflX translates to MFFERHEGGERAILVHLEGQDSEASEDPQEFQELAMSAGADMVAFFSVPSSRLTAKFLIGSGKVEELRDHVKAAEADLVIFNHTLTPSQERNLERAFECRVLDRTGLILDIFAQRARTHEGKLQVELAQLDHMSTRLVRGWTHLERQKGGIGLRGPGETQLETDRRLLRVRIRQIKQKLEKVRSQREQARRGRRRADIPSVSLVGYTNAGKSTLFNTLTTSEVYAADQLFATLDPTLRRLQLDDLGPIVLADTVGFIRHLPHKLVEAFRATLEESSNSDLLLHVIDAHEPERMAQIEQVQNVLREIGAHELPMLEVYNKLDLLEGVEPQIQRDGDGKPLRVWLSARDGRGLELLRQAVAELLGEDLFVATLQLSQRLGRLRAQLFALGAVQSEVHDELGNSLLSVRLPRVELNRLVSREGLEPQAFIEQHTLQ, encoded by the coding sequence TTGTTCTTCGAGCGTCATGAGGGCGGTGAGCGGGCCATCCTGGTTCATCTGGAAGGCCAAGACTCCGAGGCGAGCGAAGACCCCCAGGAGTTCCAGGAATTGGCCATGTCGGCAGGCGCCGACATGGTCGCTTTCTTCAGTGTGCCCAGCAGTCGTCTGACGGCCAAGTTCCTGATCGGTAGCGGTAAGGTCGAGGAGCTGCGCGACCACGTCAAGGCCGCCGAGGCCGACCTGGTCATCTTCAATCACACCCTGACGCCCAGCCAGGAGCGCAACCTCGAGCGTGCCTTCGAATGCCGTGTGCTCGACCGTACCGGCCTGATCCTCGATATCTTCGCTCAGCGCGCGCGTACTCATGAAGGCAAGCTGCAGGTCGAACTGGCTCAGCTCGACCATATGAGCACGCGCCTGGTGCGTGGTTGGACTCACCTTGAGCGGCAGAAAGGCGGTATCGGTCTGCGTGGTCCGGGTGAAACCCAGCTGGAAACCGACCGCCGCCTGCTGCGTGTGCGCATCCGGCAGATCAAGCAGAAGCTCGAAAAGGTGCGCAGTCAGCGCGAGCAGGCGCGCCGTGGGCGCAGGCGCGCGGATATCCCGTCGGTTTCCCTGGTGGGTTACACCAACGCCGGCAAGTCCACGCTGTTCAATACGCTCACCACCTCCGAGGTCTACGCGGCCGACCAGCTGTTCGCCACGCTCGACCCGACCTTGCGGCGTCTGCAGCTCGACGACCTTGGTCCGATCGTGCTGGCCGACACCGTGGGTTTCATTCGCCACCTGCCGCACAAGCTGGTCGAGGCCTTCCGCGCTACGTTGGAAGAGTCGAGCAACTCCGATCTGCTGTTGCACGTGATTGATGCCCACGAGCCCGAGCGTATGGCGCAGATCGAGCAGGTGCAGAATGTGCTCCGGGAGATCGGTGCGCACGAATTGCCGATGCTGGAGGTATACAACAAGCTGGATTTGTTGGAAGGTGTCGAGCCGCAGATCCAGCGTGATGGTGACGGTAAACCGCTTCGCGTGTGGTTGTCGGCGCGAGATGGGCGTGGTCTGGAGCTGTTACGCCAGGCCGTGGCGGAATTGCTGGGCGAGGATTTGTTCGTTGCCACGCTGCAGTTGTCGCAGCGTCTCGGAAGGCTGCGGGCGCAATTGTTCGCCCTGGGGGCCGTGCAAAGTGAAGTGCATGATGAGCTGGGCAACAGCCTGCTGTCGGTACGCTTGCCGCGCGTCGAGCTCAATCGCCTGGTGAGTCGTGAAGGTTTGGAGCCTCAGGCCTTTATCGAGCAACATACTTTGCAATAA
- the hflC gene encoding protease modulator HflC: MSNKSLIGLIVAVVLALVAWNSFYIVAQTERAVLLQFGRVVQPDVQPGLHVKIPYVNQVRIFDGRLLTLDSTSSRFLTLEKKALMVDAYAKWRVKDAERFYQATSGMKQVADERLARRLEASLRDQFGKRTLHESVSGERDALMADVTATLNRAAERELGIEVVDVRVKAIDLPREVNRSVFERMSTEREREAREHRAKGRELAEGIRADADRQRRVLLAEAYREAEELRGDGDAQAAAIYAAAYGQDQEFYSFYRSLQAYRESFADKRDVLVLDPSSDFFRYLEKAKP; the protein is encoded by the coding sequence ATGAGCAACAAGTCCCTGATCGGCCTGATCGTGGCCGTGGTTCTGGCCCTGGTGGCATGGAATAGCTTCTATATCGTGGCGCAGACCGAGCGTGCGGTGCTGTTGCAGTTCGGGCGAGTGGTTCAGCCTGATGTGCAGCCCGGTCTGCATGTGAAGATTCCTTACGTCAACCAGGTGCGTATTTTCGATGGGCGTCTGCTGACGCTGGATTCGACCTCGTCGCGCTTCCTGACGCTGGAGAAGAAGGCGCTGATGGTCGACGCCTATGCCAAATGGCGGGTAAAGGATGCCGAGCGCTTCTATCAGGCTACCTCCGGCATGAAGCAGGTTGCCGACGAGCGTCTGGCGCGTCGACTGGAAGCTTCGCTGCGTGACCAGTTCGGTAAGCGCACGCTGCATGAGTCGGTATCCGGTGAGCGTGATGCGCTGATGGCCGACGTGACCGCGACCCTCAACCGCGCCGCCGAGCGTGAGCTGGGTATCGAAGTGGTTGACGTTCGGGTCAAGGCCATCGACCTGCCGCGTGAAGTCAACCGCAGCGTATTCGAGCGGATGAGCACCGAGCGTGAGCGTGAAGCGCGCGAACACCGTGCCAAGGGTCGCGAGTTGGCCGAGGGTATTCGTGCCGACGCTGATCGTCAGCGCCGCGTGCTGCTGGCCGAAGCCTACCGTGAAGCGGAAGAGCTGCGCGGTGATGGTGACGCCCAGGCTGCCGCCATCTACGCTGCTGCCTACGGCCAGGATCAGGAGTTCTACTCCTTCTACCGTAGCCTGCAGGCGTACCGCGAAAGCTTCGCTGACAAGCGTGATGTGCTGGTGCTCGACCCGAGTAGCGATTTCTTCCGCTACCTGGAGAAGGCCAAGCCTTGA
- a CDS encoding DUF2065 domain-containing protein, with translation MWQELGIALCLVLVLEGILPFLYPRHWRGAVLQAARLPDRRLRLMGLASMLLGTALLYLLH, from the coding sequence ATGTGGCAGGAACTCGGCATCGCATTGTGTCTGGTATTGGTGCTGGAAGGCATCCTGCCCTTCCTCTACCCGCGTCACTGGCGCGGGGCGGTATTGCAGGCAGCACGCCTGCCTGACCGCCGGCTGCGTCTTATGGGGCTGGCCAGCATGCTGCTGGGTACGGCCCTTCTATATCTGCTTCACTGA